The proteins below are encoded in one region of Drosophila santomea strain STO CAGO 1482 chromosome 3R, Prin_Dsan_1.1, whole genome shotgun sequence:
- the LOC120451715 gene encoding arginine/serine-rich protein PNISR isoform X2 — protein sequence MTKRAERENGVEVDENFIRVENLENLGQLSWDSKSIIKIQAEMFPGGNGNADLGYNKHAHVHGHGQHGHGHNHNHNQFLAQPPPPPPHFSMPPGGGQAMVTPLVAAGLPLAMQGGAGIDWAQLAQQWIHMRDATPVTMPLAPPPPIISNVREYHQQPVAMPVPSVVRAGFPVLEEHGEADMDMDDENERAHGTETPPPPAPIVTQSQWLAGGELPGHVLDASNGAAVTLGKQPWAGWQTQPDKSGNPTAHIPSLLKLNVSNPNEPQQQLQLQLQAQQQQQQPHATAQPSHSHHNPAPQPHPHPHHHLTPHTHLPPQHAQQSQPESGSSGASTEIDANKRKMLPAWIREGLEKMEREKQRQLERQQSSISAPDDEGDHVKQVSSKTLTTPGNLLNIANVASDSEDSIDVPGEAQQIGNELISKDGDISSSEEQPELEQHDGAIEAGDRACTATVNDVNGKNYEERLADLMLVVRRTLTEILLETTNEEIAAIAGETLKAHRAKASSAQVIRKSALSSITGNLAKPKMMRTTMMSAKRMAQRMPTKARS from the exons ATGACAAAACGGGCTGAGCGAGAAAATGGCGTAGAAGTCGACGAAAATTTCATTCGTGTAGAAAACCTGGAAAACTTAGGACAACTTAGCTGGGATTCAAAAAGCATAATCAAGATACAAGCAGAGATGTTTCCCGGTGGAAACGGAAACGCCGATTTGGGTTACAACAAGCATGCCCACGTCCATGGACACGGACAACATGGCCATGGCCACAACCATAATCACAATCAGTTCCTGGCACAGCCCCCGCCGCCACCCCCCCATTTTTCAATGCCCCCGGGCGGGGGTCAGGCCATGGTGACGCCCCTGGTGGCCGCCGGCCTGCCGCTCGCCATGCAGGGTGGCGCCGGCATCGATTGGGCGCAGCTCGCCCAGCAATGGATTCACATGCGGGACGCTACTCCCGTGACCATGCCCCTGGCCCCGCCACCGCCCATCATCAGCAACGTGCGGGAGTACCACCAGCAGCCGGTAGCCATGCCGGTTCCCAGTGTGGTCAGGGCGGGATTTCCGGTTCTGGAGGAGCACGGCGAGGCCGATATGGACATGGACGATGAGAACGAGCGGGCACACGGCACTGAGACGCCGCCACCGCCAGCTCCTATTGTTACGCAATCCCAATGGCTGGCGGGTGGCGAATTGCCTGGTCACGTCCTTGACGCCTCCAACGGAGCGG CTGTCACGCTGGGCAAGCAGCCTTGGGCCGGGTGGCAAACGCAGCCCGACAAATCGGGCAATCCCACGGCGCATATACCATCGCTGCTGAAGCTGAACGTCAGCAATCCCAATGagccgcagcaacagctgcagttgcagttgcaagcgcagcagcagcagcagcagccacatgCGACAGCCCAGCCATCACATTCCCACCATAACCCAGCACctcagccacatccacatccacaccaCCACCtaacaccacacacacacctgccGCCACAGCACGCACAGCAATCGCAGCCGGAAAGCGGAAGCAGCGGGGCCAGCACCGAGATCGATGCCAACAAACGGAAAATGTTGCCAGCTTGGATAAG AGAGGGCCTGGAGAAAATGGAGCGAGAAAAGCAGCGGCAACTAGAGCGCCAGCAGTCCTCCATTAGCGCGCCAGATGATGAGGGCGACCATGTTAAGCAAGTATCAAGCAAAACACTAACCACACCTGGTAATCTATTGAACATCGCGAACGTG GCTAGCGACAGCGAAGATTCCATTGACGTGCCTGGGGAGGCGCAGCAAATAGGTAATGAATTGATAAGTAAGGACGGCGATATCAGCAGCAGCGAAGAGCAGCCGGAGTTGGAGCAGCATGATGGAGCCATCGAAGCCGGTGATCGGGCATGCACGGCTACCGTAAACGATGTCAATGGTAAAAACTACGAAGAAAGACTTGCGGATCTG ATGCTTGTGGTGCGTCGGACACTAACCGAAATCCTGCTGGAAACCACAAACGAAGAGATTGCAGCCATTGCAGGCGAGACTCTAAAAGCACACCGTGCGAAAG CGTCATCAGCCCAAGTGATTCGCAAAAGCGCCTTGTCCTCCATTACCGGCAACTTGG CGAAACCGAAGATGATgaggacgacgatgatgagCGCCAAGCGGATGGCGCAAAGGATGCCGACAAAAGCGCGCAGCTAA